The Bacteroidales bacterium genomic interval AATGATATCGAAATATACCGCCCGTTCCTGATCCGCTCAAGCCAGCAGGAGGGACTGAGCTTCCTCAATCCTGACCTGGTTTCGGCCATTTCGTTTTCCGCCGGAGGTTTTGATGCGGAGTACGGCGATAAGATGTCGTCGGTCCTCGATATCAAATACCGGCAGCCCACACGGTTCGCGGGTTCATTCTCCCTCAGCCTTCTGGGCGCCACAGCGCATCTTGAAGGAGCAACTCCGGATCAACGCTTTACTTATCTGCTGGGCGCCCGGTACAAGAACAACCAGTATATCCTGAAGGGTCTTGAAACGGAGGGAAACTACCAGCCCATCTATACCGATGTCCAGGGGCTTATGAAATACAACCTGACCGACAGGCTCAGCTTGTCGTTTCTGGGATATGTGGCCTACAACATTTACCAGGTCGAGCCCGTGTCGCGCGAAACCGCCTTCGGAGCGATCAACGATGCCTATAAGTTCACCGTCTACCTTGAAGGGAATGAGCGTGACAAATTCGTGAACTATCTGGGGGGACTCACCCTGGATTACCACCTGCAAAAGGATCTTACCCTTAAGTTCATCACGTCTGCCTTTCATACCATCGAAACCGAAAATTTCGATATCCTGGGACAATACTGGATCGCCCGGCTGGAAACCGATTATTCGAATGAGGATTTCGGAGAGCCCACCGAAACCCTGGGCGTGGGATCCTACCTGGATCATGCACGCAACGACCTGGATGCCACGGTCTTCAACGTTGAGCACCGCGCCGTGTGGGATAAGTCGCGGCACTACATCCAGTGGGGCGTGAAATACCAGCACGAATGGATTCAAGATGCGCTCAGCGAATGGGAACTGCTTGATTCGGCAGGCTATTCACTCCCTCATCCGCGCGACTCGATCGGGTACCACGACCCTGCCGCCCAGCCTTCTCCTCCCTTTGAGCTTTATTCATCTGTAAAGGCAAGCCATAGCATTGCATCCAACAGGATCACGGCCTTTGGACAGGATAGCTGGACGATCCTGGTGACCGAATCCTCCAAACTTGCCCTGACGTACGGCGTACGCTTGAATTATTGGGACATGAACGGGGAATTTCTGGTCAGTCCGCGCGCCACCCTCTCCTATAAACCAAAATTGAAGCAGGATATCCTGCTGCGCTTCTCTGCCGGCTATTATGTCCAGCCTCCCTTTTACCGCGAAATGCGTGATTTTGAAGGAGAACTGAACACCAGCCTCAAGGCGCAGAAATCGATTCACCTCGTCCTGGGCAGCGACTGGAATTTCAGGGCCTGGTCACGTCCTTTCAAGTTCGTCACCGAGGTCTATTACAAGAAAATGGACGATCTGGTCCCCTATATCATTGATAATGTCAGGATACGGTACCTTGCGACGAATAATTCCCACGGCTACGCTGCGGGTATCGACATGAAGGTGAACGGGGAGTTTGTGAAAGGAATGGAATCCTGGGCCAGTCTCTCTTTTATGAAGACCATGGAGGATATTGAGGATGATTTTTATTATGATGCCGACAGCAATATCGTTCATCCCGGTTTTATCCGCCGTCCTACCGACCAGCGTGTCAATTTTGGATTGTTCTTCCAGGATTACCTTCCCAAAAATCCCACCTACCGGATGCAGATGACCTTTTTGTACGGGACCAATCTGCCGTTCGGACCGCCGGATCAGCCAAAATACAAGCATGTTTTCGAGTCCTCTCCCTATCTCCGTGTGGATGTCGGATTCTCCAAGCAGCTGATTGGTCGGGGAACGAACTTCTCCGAAAAGAATCCGCTGCGCCATATTGAGAATGCCTGGATCAGCCTCGAGGTGTTCAATCTCCTCCAGCATAAGAACACCGTTTCCTATCTCTGGGTGAGGACCATTGACAATTACCAGTATCCTGTTCCAAACCGCCTGACGCCGAGGCAGCTTAATGTACGATTGGTTGTGCAGTTCTAGCAGCTATTGATTTAAGAAACATAGGAACAAAGGATTTTTGAATAATACAGTAAGTCAGAATTCTTAAATCCTCTGTTCCTCTGTTCTTTAAGTCCCATTCCTTTGTTTCTTAAATGAAAAAAGCCTTCATTACCAGGGTAACATTTTCTTCTTTTCGGGATTAACAAATAAAAATGAAAAAATATGACCTTGAAGACAGGCTTGTAAATTTTTCTGTCCTGTCCATCGAGATATCCCGATCCATTCGCTCTTCAAAAGAGGGAAGTTATCTGTCCGATCAATTAATGCGTTCTGGAGTCTCACCATCCTTGAATTACGGTGAAGCTATTAGCGGTGAGTCAAAA includes:
- a CDS encoding TonB-dependent receptor, translated to MPGRKFIVIFLFSLLPVLLLGQETAVIHGRVTASRYEPLELVNISVQGYPSGNATDKSGKYEIRVPARTEIRVVFSFVGYVTQRFDLYLEPGERKEMNIILIPSSTELPDVVIEDQKLRTTTLTRIDPKDATLIPSVSGSSIESLIKTLPGVAGTNELSSQYSVRGGNYDENLVYVNDIEIYRPFLIRSSQQEGLSFLNPDLVSAISFSAGGFDAEYGDKMSSVLDIKYRQPTRFAGSFSLSLLGATAHLEGATPDQRFTYLLGARYKNNQYILKGLETEGNYQPIYTDVQGLMKYNLTDRLSLSFLGYVAYNIYQVEPVSRETAFGAINDAYKFTVYLEGNERDKFVNYLGGLTLDYHLQKDLTLKFITSAFHTIETENFDILGQYWIARLETDYSNEDFGEPTETLGVGSYLDHARNDLDATVFNVEHRAVWDKSRHYIQWGVKYQHEWIQDALSEWELLDSAGYSLPHPRDSIGYHDPAAQPSPPFELYSSVKASHSIASNRITAFGQDSWTILVTESSKLALTYGVRLNYWDMNGEFLVSPRATLSYKPKLKQDILLRFSAGYYVQPPFYREMRDFEGELNTSLKAQKSIHLVLGSDWNFRAWSRPFKFVTEVYYKKMDDLVPYIIDNVRIRYLATNNSHGYAAGIDMKVNGEFVKGMESWASLSFMKTMEDIEDDFYYDADSNIVHPGFIRRPTDQRVNFGLFFQDYLPKNPTYRMQMTFLYGTNLPFGPPDQPKYKHVFESSPYLRVDVGFSKQLIGRGTNFSEKNPLRHIENAWISLEVFNLLQHKNTVSYLWVRTIDNYQYPVPNRLTPRQLNVRLVVQF